The following coding sequences lie in one Pontibacter sp. G13 genomic window:
- a CDS encoding MarR family winged helix-turn-helix transcriptional regulator — protein MQLRKDLRLEEAVYFQIDRTIRRVRQYSQQQFQRYNFDLTIDQWIIFKQVGEGDGVSLVSIADNTFKDPASVTRIVDALQKKGLVEKRMNPNDRRKFDVYLTEEGSTVLTSMIPRVVDIRAKGLSGIPEEELNAMSKVLSKIYENVDAALI, from the coding sequence ATGCAACTCAGGAAAGATTTGCGGCTGGAAGAGGCAGTCTATTTTCAGATAGACCGTACCATTCGAAGGGTTCGACAGTACAGCCAGCAACAATTCCAACGCTACAATTTCGATCTGACCATTGACCAGTGGATCATCTTCAAACAAGTGGGAGAAGGCGACGGTGTGAGTCTAGTAAGCATTGCAGACAACACTTTCAAAGATCCAGCATCCGTAACCCGGATTGTTGATGCATTACAGAAGAAAGGGCTCGTTGAGAAGAGAATGAACCCCAATGATCGACGGAAATTTGACGTCTATTTGACGGAAGAAGGAAGTACCGTGCTTACATCCATGATCCCTCGGGTCGTCGATATTCGTGCAAAAGGCCTTTCAGGAATTCCCGAAGAAGAGTTGAACGCCATGTCTAAAGTACTCTCTAAGATTTACGAAAACGTAGACGCGGCACTGATATGA
- a CDS encoding M1 family metallopeptidase, whose translation MSISQFKRLKTISWVALLIFANGLYAQEPAGPPRTNQNKFRQLYDVLPTPNVYRNAAGEPGHEYYQNRADYSMDLTLDDEQQRLYGEETITYRNESPDALAYLWVQLDQNMRAKDSDTYSTRTSSLSDSEGRVSFGMLQRMASTESYDGGFKIEWVKDAAGQPLAHTINRTMMRVDLPTPLEPGKSVDFSIKWWYNINDRMKVGGRSGMEYFEEEDNYIYTIAQFFPRMAVYNDVEGWQNKQFLGRGEFTLPFGDYEVRLTTPADHVVGATGVLANAKEVLTKAQRDRFEQAKTAEHPVMIVTPEEALEAEKSKVKETKTWVFKAENVRDFGFASSRKFIWDAVGVPFGDRTVMAMSLYPKEGNPLWEQYSTEVVAHTLRVYSKYTFDYPYPVAYSVHTNRIGMEYPMICFNGGRPEADGTYSARTKHGMISVIIHEVGHNYFPMIVNSDERQWTWMDEGLNTFLQYLTEMEWDRDYPSRRGPAYKMVDYMKGDKDFISPIMTNSESIYQFGNNAYGKPATALNILRETVLGRELFDYAFKHYSQSWMFKQPSPADFFRVMENASGTDLDWFWRGWFFTTDHVDISLDQVEWFQISSQNPTVENEIARDRQANSPEFIGDIRNRTDIEETVVERNPAMKDFYNSYDPLEVSPMAQAKYKRMLSGLSPAEVAMLEDKTNFYELSFTNVGGLVMPIVLEFTFADGTTEVQRIAAEIWRQNSEQVTKVFAFEKELVSVQLDPFLETADTETFNNAWPRKPQPTRFQLYKNNWGSRPNPMQQAQESQR comes from the coding sequence ATGTCCATCTCACAATTCAAACGCTTGAAAACTATTTCTTGGGTGGCCCTCTTGATCTTCGCCAATGGCTTGTATGCCCAAGAACCAGCTGGACCGCCCCGGACCAACCAAAACAAATTCCGACAACTGTACGATGTCCTCCCGACGCCCAACGTGTATCGGAATGCTGCTGGTGAGCCTGGTCACGAATACTACCAGAACCGTGCTGATTACTCCATGGATCTGACCTTGGATGATGAGCAACAACGGCTCTATGGTGAAGAAACGATCACCTACCGCAACGAATCTCCTGATGCGCTGGCCTATCTATGGGTACAGTTGGATCAAAATATGCGTGCCAAGGATTCCGATACCTATTCCACCCGTACGAGCAGCTTGTCTGACTCCGAAGGTCGTGTAAGTTTCGGCATGCTTCAGCGAATGGCCAGTACAGAATCCTACGATGGTGGGTTCAAGATCGAATGGGTCAAGGATGCTGCGGGTCAACCATTGGCTCACACCATCAACCGTACCATGATGCGCGTGGATCTGCCTACGCCGCTTGAGCCGGGCAAATCCGTCGATTTCTCCATCAAATGGTGGTACAACATCAATGACCGCATGAAGGTCGGAGGTCGTTCCGGAATGGAATACTTCGAGGAGGAAGACAACTACATCTATACCATCGCTCAATTCTTCCCGAGAATGGCGGTATACAACGATGTGGAAGGCTGGCAAAACAAGCAGTTCTTGGGTCGTGGTGAGTTCACCCTGCCATTTGGTGATTACGAGGTGAGGTTGACTACCCCTGCTGACCATGTAGTAGGCGCAACAGGTGTATTGGCCAATGCCAAGGAAGTATTGACCAAGGCGCAAAGAGATCGCTTCGAACAAGCCAAGACTGCCGAGCACCCAGTGATGATCGTTACGCCAGAGGAAGCACTAGAGGCTGAAAAGTCCAAGGTGAAGGAAACCAAAACTTGGGTGTTCAAAGCTGAAAACGTACGTGACTTCGGCTTTGCATCTTCTCGTAAGTTCATCTGGGACGCAGTGGGAGTACCATTTGGCGATCGCACTGTGATGGCAATGTCTCTCTATCCAAAAGAAGGAAATCCACTTTGGGAGCAATATTCCACTGAGGTAGTAGCGCATACCCTCCGCGTTTACTCCAAGTACACATTTGACTACCCATATCCGGTAGCCTACTCCGTGCACACCAATCGTATCGGGATGGAATATCCGATGATCTGCTTCAACGGAGGTCGTCCTGAGGCTGATGGAACTTATTCCGCGCGCACCAAGCATGGGATGATTTCCGTGATCATTCACGAAGTTGGGCACAACTACTTCCCGATGATCGTCAATTCCGACGAACGTCAGTGGACTTGGATGGATGAAGGATTGAACACTTTCTTGCAGTACTTGACGGAGATGGAGTGGGATCGCGATTATCCAAGCCGTCGTGGACCTGCCTACAAAATGGTGGACTACATGAAGGGAGACAAAGATTTCATCTCTCCAATCATGACCAACTCCGAGTCGATCTACCAATTCGGAAACAACGCTTATGGCAAGCCAGCCACTGCTTTGAATATCCTTCGCGAGACTGTTTTGGGACGTGAGTTGTTTGACTATGCGTTCAAGCACTACTCCCAATCTTGGATGTTCAAGCAGCCTAGCCCTGCAGATTTCTTCCGTGTAATGGAGAATGCTTCTGGTACAGATCTGGATTGGTTCTGGAGAGGATGGTTCTTCACAACTGATCACGTGGATATTTCTCTGGATCAAGTGGAGTGGTTCCAAATCAGCTCTCAGAATCCAACGGTAGAGAACGAGATTGCTCGTGATCGCCAAGCTAATTCTCCTGAGTTCATCGGAGACATTCGCAACCGTACGGATATCGAAGAGACAGTGGTAGAGCGCAATCCTGCCATGAAGGACTTCTACAATAGCTATGATCCGCTGGAAGTGTCTCCTATGGCACAAGCCAAGTACAAGCGCATGCTGAGCGGCCTGTCTCCTGCTGAGGTAGCGATGTTGGAAGACAAGACCAATTTCTATGAATTGTCCTTCACCAACGTGGGGGGATTGGTCATGCCGATCGTCTTGGAATTCACCTTTGCTGATGGGACTACAGAGGTTCAGCGAATCGCTGCTGAAATCTGGCGTCAGAACTCCGAGCAGGTGACCAAGGTGTTTGCCTTCGAGAAGGAGTTGGTCAGCGTCCAGTTGGACCCATTCTTGGAGACTGCGGATACAGAGACCTTCAACAATGCATGGCCTCGCAAACCCCAGCCGACGCGCTTCCAATTGTACAAAAACAACTGGGGCTCTCGTCCAAATCCGATGCAACAAGCTCAGGAGTCCCAGCGATAG
- a CDS encoding GEVED domain-containing protein: MKHLLTLMCLVVAWATSSYGQYCIPTYATGPTVGDSIVSVTLGTLVGNYPGDPSGYNDYTLLDTADIVKGQTYTATIVNNPTYSSTVSLWIDFDQDSVFSPAELLGTVFMLAGETQGITFTVPAWAVETTTRMRMSSIYSTPIPTPCMSTTYGETEDYSVTISATTGTDAGIAGIAPFGENCDGFAAGAALTAYVDNFGGAPLSNVDVYYSVNGGTPVVQTIPSIAGGTQDTFTFTTLVPMPTPFTTYDIEVWVVVPGDLNAANDTSMMSHTTTTVASFPMYEPFETFPLGLGSPLPNGWITYGTDDGWTGDDGPTGSTGTGPNEDHTTNGTHYMYTEATGGDPGDMYYLISPCIDMTTTTGASRLSFWYHMHGVNMGELEVHLIAGGLDSTLLTLVGEQQSNEADAWKEAVIDISNWNGEMIKLQFVGIRGIGFESDIAIDDINLYSALPVDAGVVNILTSPNPGCYSANDSVNVVVQNKGYAQLDFSVNSMTVTLDISGAATQNIATTVTSGTLDPDSFMVVTLFGVDFSTVGLFDLEASTSMTLDTNTLNDSSFASVSSLPSYTNPLLEDFETLTSGSVMTLYPNWWSTTSNSGSTSDGWRPDAGGTGSTGTGPSDDHTVNGSIYMYVEASSTSSTDTFELVSPCLELSTLISPELTFWYHMHGSDIGTLDVLARMDTGDALLWTVSGEQHTASTDPYSEAAVDLSTITGTFKLVFRVYDGGTYADVAVDDINIKEVYPNDAGIAFNFLPESGCGLTNNEDIVVALANLGTDSILGGGSVFYEVELGGSVVSSGNLTSNDTIIPGGFVPFTIGGQPFGTAGAYTITVWTSGFPGDTNLINDTLEYEVISVPTVASFPYFQDFELGPEGWYGQGTASSWVLGTPQGPSVQGAASGVNAWVTGDSSSYSSYELSEVLSPCFDFSTMTTPMIEFMINYATFGNDGAVLQSTIDGGATWQNVGAVGDPDNWFNNSTITGNPGGQQDGWEGNSGGWVLAVHELNGLGGEPSVRLRVAFGSTASSETEGFAFDDVLIYDRPTEDLGVIAYTQPTGLLCTQDSLELALIIENFGINDQWGFPVEAIVTDPMGGTFTMGSTFSDTLDADTIGAMSMGNFPAGLEGIYQFVAYPQLVGDTMTFNDTLKFSIEVYLTPDAPLTFSDSVCNADSATFTLAASGSGLLRWYDINGDLVAEGDTFHTPFISQTTDYFVTSTTTAQYGNFSPVDNTFGNGNTYPFMGDGLVFDALTDIIIDSVTVYPLGPGLIGVTLSDNTGAVIKDTLIAFGGTVADTTLNIDFAVPAGIDYELSADGTTTGELFRNNSGAVYPYEVPDIISITSAINNLSGYYYFFYDWVVTANGCESDPTPVQAIILDPVPVDLGADGTVCSGEVLDATYPSVVSYIWNGDSSLTQPTLTVDTTGMYTVDVVDVNGCTGSDTVVYFVTQSPVVDLGPDTAACDSFLLDAGNPGGIYVWSDPAAIGQTYSITQTGLYWVSVTANGCTSTDTVEVEINPSPMVDLGADLQTCLPVVLDAGAGTGYTYLWTTGETTQTINFMPPVSGTDTLIVEVTNPLGCVSSDTVWVHAGALPTLELGADTVACDSVELAVVPEANWTYTWSDGTVGPEATFDSSGLVALTFVDEEGCENSDSLMVSLNYSPTALAEPDSIDGLDLTIDFVNQSTPINGTSFHWEFGTNDTSTAVNPTYEYPFPGTFLVTLTATNECGSSTYEFMLNGVSIDDELFGGTLNLYPNPTNGRIQLVASQVHAEQLRVSVLDMQGRMLEDKTHQQVFGGWDEELDLSPYAEGVYFIRISDGDRVALRKVMLTK; encoded by the coding sequence ATGAAGCATTTGCTTACCCTCATGTGCCTAGTGGTTGCATGGGCAACCAGCTCGTATGGTCAGTATTGTATTCCGACCTATGCAACGGGTCCTACAGTGGGAGATTCCATCGTCAGCGTTACGCTGGGAACTCTCGTAGGTAATTATCCCGGAGATCCCAGTGGGTATAACGACTACACCCTTCTGGATACCGCGGACATTGTCAAAGGCCAGACCTACACGGCTACGATTGTCAACAATCCCACCTATTCCAGTACGGTTTCACTCTGGATCGATTTCGATCAGGATTCGGTGTTTTCTCCGGCGGAATTATTGGGAACTGTCTTCATGCTAGCTGGAGAGACTCAAGGGATCACGTTCACGGTGCCTGCATGGGCAGTAGAAACGACGACCCGGATGCGGATGTCCAGCATCTACAGTACGCCGATTCCTACACCTTGTATGTCAACTACCTATGGCGAGACAGAAGACTATTCTGTCACCATCAGTGCGACTACGGGTACGGATGCGGGAATTGCAGGCATTGCTCCCTTTGGCGAAAATTGTGATGGATTTGCAGCAGGAGCAGCACTTACAGCCTATGTCGACAATTTCGGAGGCGCCCCGCTGTCCAATGTGGATGTGTATTACTCCGTCAATGGAGGTACGCCCGTAGTTCAGACCATCCCATCCATTGCTGGAGGAACCCAAGATACCTTCACCTTCACTACGTTGGTACCGATGCCTACCCCGTTTACTACCTACGACATCGAAGTCTGGGTGGTCGTACCGGGGGATCTCAATGCAGCCAACGATACATCCATGATGAGCCATACCACAACTACGGTTGCGAGTTTTCCGATGTATGAGCCATTTGAAACTTTCCCATTAGGGTTAGGTAGTCCATTGCCCAATGGCTGGATAACTTATGGAACTGATGATGGGTGGACCGGAGATGACGGCCCCACTGGGTCTACAGGAACTGGACCGAATGAGGACCATACGACCAATGGTACACACTACATGTATACCGAGGCTACGGGTGGCGATCCGGGAGATATGTATTATTTGATTTCCCCTTGTATAGACATGACCACTACGACAGGGGCATCTCGACTTTCCTTCTGGTATCACATGCATGGGGTGAATATGGGAGAGCTTGAGGTTCATCTCATTGCAGGAGGCCTTGATTCGACGCTCCTCACATTGGTTGGGGAACAGCAATCCAATGAGGCTGATGCTTGGAAGGAAGCGGTGATCGACATCTCCAACTGGAATGGAGAGATGATCAAACTCCAATTCGTAGGGATTCGGGGGATTGGCTTCGAAAGCGATATCGCCATTGATGATATCAATCTCTACTCCGCGTTGCCTGTAGATGCTGGAGTTGTGAACATTTTGACCTCTCCGAATCCAGGCTGCTATAGCGCCAATGATTCAGTGAATGTCGTGGTGCAAAACAAGGGATACGCCCAATTGGATTTCTCCGTCAATTCCATGACCGTCACACTCGATATTTCAGGAGCAGCAACGCAGAACATTGCGACGACCGTTACCTCCGGTACGCTAGACCCTGATAGCTTCATGGTGGTAACCTTGTTTGGCGTAGACTTCTCCACGGTAGGGTTGTTCGATTTGGAGGCAAGCACTTCCATGACATTGGATACCAATACCCTGAATGATTCCTCCTTTGCTTCGGTTTCTTCCCTGCCTTCTTATACCAACCCACTATTGGAAGATTTCGAGACCTTGACCTCTGGCTCTGTCATGACGCTGTATCCCAACTGGTGGTCTACCACCTCCAATTCGGGGTCCACATCTGATGGCTGGAGACCCGATGCTGGCGGCACAGGTTCCACGGGTACGGGACCTTCGGATGACCACACGGTGAATGGATCCATTTACATGTATGTGGAGGCTTCGTCTACTTCATCAACGGATACCTTCGAATTGGTGTCTCCATGTTTGGAGCTTTCCACCTTGATTTCTCCCGAATTGACCTTCTGGTATCACATGCACGGTTCCGATATCGGTACTTTGGATGTGCTTGCCCGGATGGATACTGGCGATGCCTTGCTTTGGACCGTATCTGGCGAGCAACACACAGCCTCAACGGACCCCTACTCTGAAGCTGCTGTAGATCTGTCTACGATCACCGGAACCTTCAAATTGGTGTTCCGAGTGTACGATGGAGGCACTTATGCCGATGTTGCGGTAGATGATATCAATATCAAGGAAGTCTATCCAAATGATGCGGGGATTGCCTTCAATTTCTTGCCGGAATCTGGATGTGGACTGACGAATAACGAGGATATCGTAGTGGCCTTGGCCAACTTGGGTACTGACTCAATCTTGGGTGGAGGATCGGTATTCTACGAGGTGGAACTAGGTGGATCGGTCGTTTCCAGCGGTAACCTCACTTCCAATGACACCATCATTCCGGGAGGATTTGTACCATTTACCATTGGTGGACAGCCATTTGGGACCGCCGGAGCATACACCATCACCGTGTGGACCTCTGGATTCCCAGGTGATACCAACCTAATCAATGACACCTTGGAATATGAGGTGATTTCGGTGCCCACTGTAGCCTCATTTCCTTATTTCCAAGATTTCGAACTTGGACCTGAAGGATGGTATGGCCAAGGAACTGCTAGCTCTTGGGTACTGGGTACGCCTCAAGGACCGTCGGTTCAGGGAGCCGCATCTGGTGTGAATGCTTGGGTGACCGGCGATTCTTCCAGTTATTCCTCCTACGAATTGAGTGAGGTGCTATCCCCATGTTTTGATTTCTCGACCATGACGACTCCGATGATCGAGTTCATGATCAACTATGCGACCTTCGGCAATGATGGTGCAGTGTTGCAATCGACGATCGATGGAGGAGCAACTTGGCAGAATGTCGGTGCTGTGGGAGATCCCGACAACTGGTTCAACAACTCCACAATCACCGGTAATCCCGGCGGTCAGCAAGATGGTTGGGAAGGCAATTCCGGAGGTTGGGTCCTCGCTGTGCATGAGCTGAATGGCCTTGGTGGTGAGCCAAGCGTGCGTCTGCGTGTTGCATTTGGATCTACCGCAAGTTCGGAAACAGAAGGGTTTGCCTTTGACGATGTATTGATCTACGATCGTCCAACCGAGGATTTGGGAGTGATTGCATATACCCAGCCAACTGGATTGCTCTGTACGCAGGACTCTTTGGAGCTGGCATTGATCATCGAAAACTTTGGAATCAATGACCAATGGGGATTCCCTGTGGAAGCGATTGTTACGGATCCTATGGGAGGCACCTTTACGATGGGCAGTACATTTTCCGACACCTTGGATGCAGATACAATTGGGGCTATGAGCATGGGTAATTTCCCAGCAGGTCTAGAGGGGATCTACCAATTTGTCGCCTATCCACAGCTTGTGGGTGATACGATGACTTTCAACGATACCCTGAAATTCTCCATTGAAGTCTACCTGACTCCAGATGCACCCCTGACCTTTAGTGATTCTGTGTGTAATGCGGATTCTGCTACCTTTACATTGGCAGCCTCTGGATCTGGCTTGCTTAGATGGTATGATATCAATGGAGACCTCGTTGCAGAGGGAGATACCTTCCATACGCCATTCATTTCCCAGACCACGGATTATTTCGTCACTTCGACCACCACCGCCCAATACGGCAACTTCTCACCGGTGGACAATACCTTCGGAAATGGCAATACTTATCCGTTCATGGGAGATGGACTGGTGTTTGATGCATTGACAGATATCATTATTGATTCTGTGACCGTGTATCCACTTGGTCCTGGTCTCATCGGAGTAACTTTGTCAGACAATACTGGGGCAGTCATCAAGGATACCTTGATTGCCTTCGGAGGTACGGTGGCTGATACTACCTTGAATATTGATTTTGCAGTTCCTGCTGGGATTGATTATGAATTGTCTGCTGATGGTACAACTACAGGAGAGCTGTTCCGAAACAACTCAGGAGCGGTATATCCTTATGAGGTCCCAGATATCATATCCATTACAAGTGCAATCAACAACTTGAGTGGCTATTACTACTTCTTCTATGATTGGGTCGTAACAGCAAATGGCTGCGAAAGTGATCCAACCCCTGTACAGGCAATCATCCTCGACCCTGTCCCGGTGGACTTGGGAGCAGATGGAACCGTATGTTCCGGTGAAGTTTTGGATGCCACATATCCAAGCGTTGTTTCCTACATCTGGAATGGAGATTCCTCTTTGACCCAGCCGACGCTTACAGTGGATACAACAGGCATGTATACCGTGGATGTTGTAGATGTCAATGGTTGTACCGGCTCTGACACGGTGGTGTATTTCGTGACGCAATCTCCTGTGGTGGATTTGGGCCCAGATACTGCCGCTTGTGATTCCTTCTTGTTGGACGCTGGCAATCCAGGAGGCATTTATGTGTGGTCGGATCCTGCGGCCATCGGCCAAACTTATTCAATCACTCAAACTGGTCTTTACTGGGTGTCCGTCACCGCCAATGGATGTACTTCGACTGATACGGTAGAAGTGGAGATTAATCCAAGCCCCATGGTGGATCTGGGAGCTGACCTTCAAACCTGTCTGCCAGTGGTACTGGATGCAGGAGCAGGTACTGGGTACACTTATCTCTGGACAACTGGAGAGACCACGCAGACCATCAACTTCATGCCACCGGTAAGTGGTACAGACACCCTCATCGTAGAGGTGACCAATCCACTGGGTTGCGTTTCGTCCGATACGGTATGGGTTCATGCTGGAGCGTTGCCGACCCTGGAATTGGGAGCAGACACTGTTGCGTGTGATAGTGTGGAATTGGCAGTAGTTCCTGAGGCCAATTGGACCTATACATGGTCTGATGGAACTGTAGGTCCAGAAGCCACCTTTGATTCGTCTGGATTGGTTGCCTTGACCTTCGTCGATGAAGAAGGCTGTGAAAACTCCGATAGCCTGATGGTTTCGCTGAATTATTCCCCAACGGCATTGGCAGAACCCGACAGCATCGATGGGCTTGATTTGACCATTGATTTCGTCAACCAATCTACCCCGATCAATGGGACCAGCTTCCATTGGGAATTTGGTACGAATGATACCAGCACAGCAGTCAATCCTACCTATGAATATCCATTCCCAGGGACATTCTTGGTCACGCTGACCGCTACCAATGAGTGTGGCTCAAGTACCTATGAGTTTATGCTCAATGGTGTGAGTATCGACGATGAACTGTTTGGAGGAACCCTGAATCTGTATCCAAACCCCACCAATGGCCGAATTCAGTTGGTGGCCTCTCAAGTTCATGCCGAGCAGCTTCGAGTGTCTGTCTTGGATATGCAGGGCAGAATGCTTGAAGATAAGACGCATCAGCAAGTATTTGGGGGCTGGGACGAGGAGCTCGATCTCTCTCCTTATGCAGAAGGAGTCTACTTCATCCGCATTTCAGATGGAGATCGGGTGGCATTGCGCAAAGTGATGCTGACCAAGTAA
- a CDS encoding phage holin family protein, which produces MEQNFIVHFLIMGVAVLLTAAILPGVTVKNYGNALIAAVLLAIANTLVAPLLSLLALPFDVLTLGILHGVIAWIIDVLIILLVSRLMSGFQVKNFLWAAIFGFLLSVVEYYLDKIIAWIF; this is translated from the coding sequence ATGGAACAGAACTTCATCGTACACTTCCTCATCATGGGCGTAGCGGTCTTGCTGACTGCCGCCATCCTTCCGGGCGTCACCGTCAAGAACTATGGCAATGCCCTGATCGCTGCCGTGCTGTTGGCGATTGCCAATACCTTGGTTGCCCCGTTGCTGTCCTTGCTGGCTTTGCCGTTCGATGTATTGACCTTGGGAATCCTACATGGTGTGATTGCATGGATTATTGATGTGTTAATCATTTTGCTGGTGAGTCGATTAATGTCTGGCTTTCAAGTCAAAAACTTTTTGTGGGCAGCGATCTTCGGATTCTTGCTTTCTGTCGTGGAATATTATCTCGATAAAATAATAGCCTGGATTTTTTAG